Proteins encoded within one genomic window of Mya arenaria isolate MELC-2E11 chromosome 13, ASM2691426v1:
- the LOC128214549 gene encoding baculoviral IAP repeat-containing protein 3-like isoform X3, producing MPESYDFKELDNKIRSSANWSFLSDSSKLANAEFYATGYHDLVRCYACNPGLSYLNADDDTLSEHIKNCTSTCAFLNELAGENQNPNGEKTDKSVAVARLRAENENLRRSMTCIICKKREAVVLFRPCSHLVTCENCASTFDKCPVCRREIETTIRIHRT from the exons ATGCCAGAAAGTTACGACTTCAAGGAGTTGGACAACAAAATAAGAAGCTCCGCCAACTGGAGCTTCCTTTCTGATTCCTCCAAACTTGCTAATGCGGAATTTTATGCAACAG GGTACCACGACCTTGTTCGATGTTATGCGTGCAATCCTGGGCTAAGTTATCTTAACGCCGATGATGACACGCTGTCAGAGCATATTAAAAACTGCACGTCCACGTGCGCTTTCCTGAATGAGCTAGCAGGCGAAAATCAA AATCCTAATGGTGAAAAGACGGACAAATCAG TAGCAGTAGCCAGGTTGAGAGCTGAAAATGAGAACCTAAGAAGAAGTATGACCTGTATAATATGCAAAAAACGTGAAGCGGTTGTTCTGTTTCGTCCCTGTAGCCATTTGGTTACATGTGAGAACTGTGCTTCGACATTTGATAAATGTCCAGTATGTCGGCGGGAAATCGAAACCACTATTCGTATTCACAGAACATAA
- the LOC128214549 gene encoding baculoviral IAP repeat-containing protein 7-B-like isoform X1 has protein sequence MPESYDFKELDNKIRSSANWSFLSDSSKLANAEFYATGKLDFSTYISLNVLLFNLVLQIVKKMVHYECDFVTLLFSGRLRRGTEKSITRYHDLVRCYACNPGLSYLNADDDTLSEHIKNCTSTCAFLNELAGENQNPNGEKTDKSVAVARLRAENENLRRSMTCIICKKREAVVLFRPCSHLVTCENCASTFDKCPVCRREIETTIRIHRT, from the exons ATGCCAGAAAGTTACGACTTCAAGGAGTTGGACAACAAAATAAGAAGCTCCGCCAACTGGAGCTTCCTTTCTGATTCCTCCAAACTTGCTAATGCGGAATTTTATGCAACAGGTAAGCTagatttttcaacatatatttcattaaatgttttattgtttaatctcGTACtacaaattgtgaaaaaaatggttcattATGAATGTGATTTTGTAACTCTTTTATTCAGTGGAAGATTGCGACGGGGTACTGAGAAGAGTATTACAC GGTACCACGACCTTGTTCGATGTTATGCGTGCAATCCTGGGCTAAGTTATCTTAACGCCGATGATGACACGCTGTCAGAGCATATTAAAAACTGCACGTCCACGTGCGCTTTCCTGAATGAGCTAGCAGGCGAAAATCAA AATCCTAATGGTGAAAAGACGGACAAATCAG TAGCAGTAGCCAGGTTGAGAGCTGAAAATGAGAACCTAAGAAGAAGTATGACCTGTATAATATGCAAAAAACGTGAAGCGGTTGTTCTGTTTCGTCCCTGTAGCCATTTGGTTACATGTGAGAACTGTGCTTCGACATTTGATAAATGTCCAGTATGTCGGCGGGAAATCGAAACCACTATTCGTATTCACAGAACATAA
- the LOC128214549 gene encoding uncharacterized protein LOC128214549 isoform X2 has translation MPESYDFKELDNKIRSSANWSFLSDSSKLANAEFYATGKLDFSTYISLNVLLFNLVLQIVKKMVHYECDFVTLLFSGRLRRGTEKSITRYHDLVRCYACNPGLSYLNADDDTLSEHIKNCTSTCAFLNELAGENQNPNGEKTDKSDLHIRFPESTLFKYVTEIGLKGHAS, from the exons ATGCCAGAAAGTTACGACTTCAAGGAGTTGGACAACAAAATAAGAAGCTCCGCCAACTGGAGCTTCCTTTCTGATTCCTCCAAACTTGCTAATGCGGAATTTTATGCAACAGGTAAGCTagatttttcaacatatatttcattaaatgttttattgtttaatctcGTACtacaaattgtgaaaaaaatggttcattATGAATGTGATTTTGTAACTCTTTTATTCAGTGGAAGATTGCGACGGGGTACTGAGAAGAGTATTACAC GGTACCACGACCTTGTTCGATGTTATGCGTGCAATCCTGGGCTAAGTTATCTTAACGCCGATGATGACACGCTGTCAGAGCATATTAAAAACTGCACGTCCACGTGCGCTTTCCTGAATGAGCTAGCAGGCGAAAATCAA AATCCTAATGGTGAAAAGACGGACAAATCAG ACCTCCATATTCGTTTTCCGGAATCGACACTATTCAAATATGTTACAGAGATCGGCCTCAAAGGCCATGCGTCTTGA